A single genomic interval of Helianthus annuus cultivar XRQ/B chromosome 6, HanXRQr2.0-SUNRISE, whole genome shotgun sequence harbors:
- the LOC110944821 gene encoding uncharacterized mitochondrial protein AtMg00810-like, which produces MTTLAGEFAMKDLGPLSYFLGISVTRTGNTLFLSQHAYAKDIIHRAGMDSCKPAATPVDTQPKLGSEPDSLLEDSTTYRSLAGALQYLTFTRPDIAYAIQQICMHMHSPCVAHWNALKRIIRYLQGTSEYGLHLHSSATLSIRAYTDADWAGCPDTRRSTFGYCVYLGDNLISWSSKRQSTISRSSAEAEYRGVANVVAEICWLRNFLLELHRPLHKASLVYCDNVSVIFLSGNPVQHQRTKHIELDIHFVREHVQKGLVRILHMPSHFQIADIFTKGLPRVLFDDFSSSLSIRWPPASTAGV; this is translated from the coding sequence ATGACCACTCTTGCAGGTGAATTTGCTATGAAAGATTTGGGACCCTTATCTTATTTTTTGGGCATCTCGGTCACTAGAACAGGGAACACGCTTTTCTTATCTCAACATGCCTATGCAAAAGACATAATTCATCGTGCAGGTATGGACTCATGTAAACCTGCTGCCACTCCGGTCGACACACAGCCTAAATTAGGCAGTGAACCAGACTCATTACTTGAAGATTCTACTACCTATCGAAGCCTTGCAGGTGCATTACAGTATCTCACTTTCACGAGACCCGACATCGCTTATGCTATCCAACAGATATGTATGCACATGCATTCTCCTTGTGTGGCCCACTGGAATGCTCTTAAGCGTATTATCCGGTATTTACAGGGCACTTCTGAGTATGGTCTTCATCTTCACTCTTCTGCGACACTCTCTATACGAGCCTATACCGATGCTGACTGGGCTGGTTGTCCTGACACTCGCCGGTCCACATTCGGGTATTGTGTCTACCTCGGTGATAACCTGATCTCATGGTCTTCTAAGAGACAATCTACTATTTCCCGTTCTAGTGCCGAAGCTGAATACCGAGGGGTTGCAAACGTCGTTGCGGAGATATGTTGGTTACGTAATTTTCTTCTTGAGCTACATCGTCCCTTGCACAAAGCTTCTCTCGTATATTGTGACAATGTAAGTGTTATCTTCTTATCAGGAAATCCGGTTCAGCACCAACGAACCAAGCATATCGAGCTCGACATTCACTTTGTCCGAGAACATGTTCAAAAAGGCCTGGTTCGTATCCTTCACATGCCTTCTCACTTTCAGATTGCCGACATCTTCACAAAGGGTCTTCCTCGGGTACTCTTCGACGATTTTAGCTCCAGTCTAAGCATACGATGGCCTcccgcttcgactgcgggggtgtaa